A window of Longispora fulva contains these coding sequences:
- a CDS encoding sensor histidine kinase, producing MSITAPAPGPRRGLGHGRTLAGTVLAAGGLTALTAGLVNTRGELALASIVLLYLAAVVVVAVVGGVWPALAAAVASDLLVNFYFVPPYHTLTVENRDHVITLVVYVAVAVTVSLAVDLAARQRAAAARNGVEAALLARISAEPVDAGSLERLLEQVRDTFGMTAAALLETDGGTERTVAAVGGIPSATPSLSVSASATLRLVADGPPVIAADQRLLTRLAAAAARTLQAERLAAEAAGARELAEVDRLRAALLAAVGHDLRTPLAGIKAATSSLREPDITLTGAEQAELLATVEESADRMDVLVENLLAMSRLQAGVLSADLRPAALDEIVAVAILHTPGAPVQVDVPDDLPLALVDPGLLERVVANLIANARRANPPGGRISVHGRHVGARLELAVVDHGPGVPADQRERMFAPFQRLDDHTTDGGLGLGLAIARGFTEAMGGTITPTDTPGGGLTMTMTLRAAP from the coding sequence ATGAGCATCACGGCACCCGCTCCGGGACCCCGACGAGGGCTCGGCCACGGCCGGACCCTCGCCGGGACGGTCCTGGCGGCCGGGGGACTGACCGCGCTCACCGCCGGGCTGGTCAACACCCGGGGCGAACTGGCGCTGGCCAGCATCGTCCTGCTGTACCTGGCCGCGGTGGTCGTCGTCGCCGTCGTCGGCGGGGTGTGGCCGGCCCTGGCCGCGGCCGTGGCCAGCGACCTGCTGGTGAACTTCTACTTCGTCCCGCCGTACCACACCCTCACCGTCGAGAACCGCGACCACGTCATCACCCTCGTCGTCTACGTCGCCGTCGCCGTCACCGTCAGCCTCGCGGTCGACCTCGCCGCCCGCCAACGCGCCGCCGCCGCCCGCAACGGCGTCGAGGCGGCGCTCCTCGCCCGGATCAGCGCCGAACCCGTCGACGCCGGATCCCTCGAGCGGCTCCTCGAACAGGTCCGCGACACCTTCGGCATGACCGCCGCCGCGCTCCTGGAGACCGACGGTGGCACCGAGCGGACCGTCGCGGCCGTCGGCGGGATCCCCAGCGCGACGCCCAGCCTGTCCGTGTCCGCCAGCGCCACCCTGCGCCTGGTCGCCGACGGCCCGCCCGTGATCGCCGCCGACCAACGGCTTCTGACCCGGCTGGCCGCCGCGGCTGCCCGGACCCTGCAGGCCGAACGCCTCGCGGCCGAGGCCGCAGGAGCCCGCGAACTCGCGGAGGTCGACCGACTGCGCGCGGCACTCCTCGCCGCCGTCGGCCACGACCTGCGCACCCCCCTCGCCGGCATCAAGGCCGCCACCTCCAGCCTCCGCGAACCCGACATCACCCTCACCGGCGCCGAGCAGGCCGAACTCCTGGCCACTGTCGAGGAGTCCGCCGACCGGATGGACGTCCTCGTGGAGAACCTCCTGGCGATGAGCCGGCTCCAGGCCGGCGTGCTGTCGGCGGACCTGCGGCCCGCGGCTCTCGACGAGATCGTCGCCGTGGCGATCCTGCACACGCCCGGCGCCCCGGTGCAGGTCGACGTGCCCGACGACCTGCCCCTCGCCCTGGTCGACCCCGGGCTCCTCGAACGGGTCGTGGCCAACCTGATCGCCAACGCCCGGCGGGCGAACCCGCCCGGCGGCAGGATCAGCGTGCACGGCCGGCACGTGGGCGCACGCCTGGAGCTGGCGGTCGTCGATCACGGACCTGGCGTGCCCGCCGACCAACGCGAGCGGATGTTCGCCCCGTTCCAACGCCTCGACGACCACACCACCGACGGGGGGCTCGGCCTCGGCCTGGCGATCGCCCGCGGCTTCACCGAGGCGATGGGCGGCACCATCACCCCCACCGACACCCCCGGCGGAGGCCTGACCATGACCATGACCCTGAGGGCTGCGCCGTGA
- a CDS encoding methyltransferase family protein, with protein MTTRSIFPAEVVGRPHVLEILAALEHRPATLAALRAACRASRTTTVSVLRTLAACGVLRRADTSGTWDSTASEQVEYSLTPAGRALVAGLWDLDSWTAAYGQPASGR; from the coding sequence ATGACCACTCGATCGATCTTCCCCGCCGAGGTGGTCGGCCGCCCCCACGTGCTGGAGATCCTCGCCGCGCTGGAGCACCGGCCGGCGACCCTCGCTGCGCTGCGGGCCGCGTGTCGCGCCTCGCGGACGACCACCGTGTCGGTGCTGCGGACCCTCGCCGCCTGCGGCGTGCTGCGTCGCGCCGACACCTCCGGGACCTGGGACAGCACCGCCTCTGAGCAGGTCGAATACAGTCTCACCCCCGCCGGGCGGGCTCTGGTGGCGGGCCTGTGGGACCTGGATTCGTGGACCGCCGCCTACGGCCAGCCGGCGTCCGGGCGCTGA
- a CDS encoding APC family permease, with product MLGWFKRLLVGRPLRSDRLGEQALAKRIALPIFASDPLSSVAYATQEILLVLTLGGLAYLYMAPWVGLAVCVLLAVVVVSYRQVVRAYPSGGGSYEVASRNLGQNAGLVVAAALLVDYIMTVAVSVAAGVDNIISAVPSLNPFRVVICVGFVAVLTAMNLRGVRESGRAFAVPTYLFIGGVLLMIVLGIGQALAGNAPVAESAGLQVRPEQTSVGLTGMALVILGLRAFSSGCTALTGVEAISNGVPAFKSPKAENAARTMAAMGILAIIMFAGITALALISDVRYVEHTCDLVGFTGNCETDAQRTVIAQLAAAIFGGTDTVMFYFIQASTALILILAANTAFNGFPMLGSILAEHRFLPRQLHTRGDRLAFSNGIIALAAIAGALIYLFDGSVTRLIQLYILGVFTSFTLSQIGMVRHWNRHLRTERDPKERARMHRARIINAVGACLTGLVLIVVLATKFTHGAYLVVIAVPLLFAMMRGIRRHYDRVAAELVPEPGGMMLPSRIHALVLVSRLHRPTLRALAYARATRPDSLTALTAAITPEEVRALQADWDDRDIPVPLTVVESPYRDVTDTVLAYVARLNRDHPRDVVVVYIPEYVVGHWWEHLLHNQSALRLKARLLFETNVMVTNVPWRLRSSKAELKRVQLPEDATTPKVPTH from the coding sequence ATGTTGGGTTGGTTCAAGCGGCTACTCGTCGGTCGTCCTCTGCGCAGCGACCGCCTGGGCGAGCAGGCCCTGGCCAAGCGGATCGCCCTGCCGATCTTCGCCAGCGACCCGCTGTCCTCGGTCGCCTACGCCACCCAGGAGATCCTCCTGGTCCTCACCCTCGGCGGCCTGGCGTACCTGTACATGGCCCCCTGGGTCGGCCTGGCCGTCTGTGTGCTGCTCGCCGTGGTGGTGGTGTCCTACCGCCAGGTCGTGCGCGCCTACCCGTCCGGCGGCGGCTCCTACGAGGTGGCCTCGCGCAACCTCGGCCAGAACGCCGGGCTCGTGGTCGCCGCCGCGCTGCTGGTCGACTACATCATGACCGTGGCCGTGTCGGTCGCGGCCGGGGTGGACAACATCATCTCGGCGGTACCGTCCCTGAACCCGTTCCGGGTGGTGATCTGCGTCGGGTTCGTCGCCGTGCTCACCGCGATGAACCTGCGCGGGGTCCGCGAGTCCGGGCGGGCGTTCGCGGTGCCGACATACCTGTTCATCGGCGGCGTCCTGCTCATGATCGTGCTCGGCATCGGCCAGGCCCTGGCGGGCAACGCCCCGGTCGCCGAGAGCGCAGGCCTGCAGGTCAGGCCCGAACAGACCTCCGTCGGCCTGACAGGCATGGCCCTGGTCATCCTCGGCCTGCGCGCCTTCTCCTCCGGGTGCACCGCGCTGACCGGTGTCGAGGCGATCTCCAACGGGGTACCCGCCTTCAAGTCGCCGAAGGCCGAGAACGCCGCCCGCACCATGGCCGCGATGGGCATCCTGGCGATCATCATGTTCGCCGGCATCACCGCCCTCGCCCTGATCAGCGACGTCCGCTACGTCGAACACACCTGCGACCTGGTCGGCTTCACCGGCAACTGCGAGACCGACGCGCAGCGCACCGTCATCGCCCAACTCGCCGCAGCGATCTTCGGCGGCACCGACACGGTGATGTTCTACTTCATCCAGGCGTCCACGGCCCTGATCCTGATCCTCGCCGCCAACACCGCGTTCAACGGCTTCCCGATGCTCGGCTCCATCCTCGCCGAACACCGCTTCCTGCCCCGCCAGCTGCACACCCGCGGCGACCGGCTCGCCTTCTCCAACGGCATCATCGCCCTCGCCGCGATCGCCGGAGCGCTGATCTACCTGTTCGACGGCTCGGTGACCCGGCTGATCCAGCTGTACATCCTGGGCGTGTTCACCTCCTTCACCCTGTCGCAGATCGGCATGGTCCGGCACTGGAACCGGCACCTGCGCACCGAGCGCGACCCGAAGGAACGCGCCCGCATGCATCGGGCCCGGATCATCAACGCCGTCGGCGCGTGCCTGACCGGACTCGTCCTCATCGTGGTACTGGCGACGAAGTTCACCCACGGCGCGTACCTGGTCGTCATCGCCGTCCCGCTGCTGTTCGCCATGATGCGGGGCATCCGCCGGCACTACGACCGGGTCGCCGCCGAACTCGTCCCGGAACCCGGCGGCATGATGCTGCCCAGCCGGATCCACGCCCTCGTCCTGGTGTCCCGGCTGCACCGCCCCACCCTGCGCGCGCTCGCCTACGCCCGCGCCACCCGCCCCGACTCCCTCACGGCCCTCACCGCCGCGATCACCCCCGAGGAGGTCCGCGCCCTGCAGGCCGACTGGGACGACCGCGACATCCCGGTACCGCTGACCGTGGTCGAATCCCCCTACCGCGACGTCACCGACACCGTCCTCGCGTACGTGGCCCGCCTCAACCGCGACCACCCGCGCGACGTGGTCGTCGTCTACATCCCCGAGTACGTCGTCGGCCACTGGTGGGAACACCTGCTGCACAACCAGTCGGCCCTGCGGCTGAAGGCCCGCCTCCTGTTCGAGACCAACGTGATGGTCACCAACGTGCCCTGGCGGCTGCGGTCCAGCAAGGCCGAACTCAAACGCGTCCAGCTTCCCGAGGACGCCACCACGCCGAAGGTCCCGACGCACTAG
- a CDS encoding ABC transporter permease — protein sequence MSTLTYTLRDSATMLRRNLRHMRRYPSMTLMLAGVPVILLLLFVYVFGGTLGSGLGAPGGGRADYVNYVVPGILLMTVASAAQGTAISVATDMTEGIIARFRTMAITRSSVLTGHVLGSMIQTMLSLAIVTGVALLIGFRPPAGPLAWAGAVGLLAMFTFALTWLSVALGLVSESVETASNLPMPLILLPFFGSGFVPAASMPTGLRQFAEYQPFTPVTETLRGLLTGGPIGTNAVVSAGWCAGIALVGYLWAKRLYARDPSR from the coding sequence ATGAGCACTCTCACCTACACCCTGCGCGACTCGGCCACGATGTTGCGGCGCAACCTGCGACACATGCGCCGGTACCCGTCGATGACCCTGATGCTCGCCGGCGTCCCCGTGATCCTCCTGCTGCTGTTCGTCTACGTGTTCGGCGGCACGCTCGGCTCCGGCCTCGGCGCGCCCGGCGGTGGCCGCGCCGACTACGTCAACTACGTCGTCCCCGGCATCCTGCTGATGACCGTCGCCAGCGCGGCGCAGGGCACGGCGATCTCGGTCGCCACGGACATGACGGAGGGGATCATCGCCCGGTTCCGCACGATGGCGATCACCCGCTCCTCGGTGCTCACCGGACACGTCCTGGGCAGCATGATCCAGACCATGCTGAGTCTGGCCATCGTCACCGGCGTCGCGCTGCTGATCGGTTTCCGACCGCCGGCCGGGCCGCTCGCCTGGGCGGGGGCCGTCGGGTTGCTCGCGATGTTCACGTTCGCGCTCACCTGGCTGTCCGTCGCCCTCGGACTGGTCAGCGAGAGCGTCGAGACGGCCAGCAACCTGCCCATGCCGCTGATCCTGTTGCCGTTCTTCGGCAGCGGCTTCGTCCCTGCGGCCTCGATGCCGACCGGACTGCGCCAGTTCGCCGAGTACCAGCCGTTCACCCCGGTCACCGAGACCCTGCGCGGGCTCCTGACCGGCGGGCCGATCGGCACCAACGCCGTCGTCTCAGCCGGGTGGTGCGCCGGCATCGCACTCGTCGGGTACCTGTGGGCGAAGCGCTTGTACGCCCGCGACCCCTCGCGGTAG
- a CDS encoding response regulator, translating into MTRVLVVDDDRPLLRALRISLTAAGYDVTIAPDGTSALTMASGNPPDVAIVDLGLPDMDGIAVVEGLRGWSTAPIIVLSARHTEQAKIAALDVGADDYVTKPFGMGELLARIRAALRRTAPTSQQPIVVTDAFTVDLTTKQVTNAAGPVRLTPTEWHLLEMLVRNPGMLVTQRQLLQEVWGPRYETETNYLRVYLANLRRKLEPDPTRPRYLRTEPGIGYRFTP; encoded by the coding sequence GTGACGCGGGTGCTCGTCGTCGACGACGACCGCCCCCTGCTCCGGGCGCTGCGCATCAGCCTGACCGCCGCCGGCTACGACGTCACGATCGCCCCCGACGGAACCTCCGCGCTCACCATGGCCTCCGGCAACCCGCCGGACGTGGCCATCGTCGACCTCGGCCTGCCGGACATGGACGGCATCGCCGTCGTGGAAGGACTCCGCGGCTGGTCGACCGCGCCCATCATCGTCCTGTCGGCCCGGCACACCGAACAGGCCAAGATCGCGGCGCTGGACGTCGGAGCCGACGACTACGTCACCAAACCCTTCGGCATGGGCGAACTCCTCGCCCGGATCCGCGCCGCCCTGCGCCGCACGGCCCCCACCAGCCAGCAGCCGATCGTCGTCACCGACGCGTTCACCGTCGACCTGACCACCAAACAGGTCACCAACGCCGCCGGCCCGGTCCGCCTCACACCCACCGAATGGCATCTCCTGGAGATGCTCGTGCGCAATCCCGGCATGCTCGTCACCCAGCGCCAACTGCTCCAGGAGGTGTGGGGGCCGCGCTATGAGACCGAGACGAACTACCTTCGGGTGTACCTGGCCAACCTGCGGCGCAAACTCGAACCCGACCCCACCCGGCCCCGCTACCTGCGCACCGAACCGGGCATCGGCTACCGGTTCACGCCGTGA